A window of Meleagris gallopavo isolate NT-WF06-2002-E0010 breed Aviagen turkey brand Nicholas breeding stock chromosome 26, Turkey_5.1, whole genome shotgun sequence genomic DNA:
AGATCGCTATTTCTTTGAATGCAAgtattaaaaagaaggaaatgtattGCTAAAAACAATGAGGTAGAACATTGCCTCACCCTCATGAACCACAGCACCATTACTTCACACCAAGGACGACCCCACCATCCCCTTATGGGCACTTCAGCCTTGTTCACAAGTTCTCATTCAAGTACTTGGTCCAATGTTTTGTCCCATTTGAAGAGAGAACAACACTGAGTACATCCTGGCTGGGTCACACCCGTACCTGGCTCCACTGGGGAGAGGGTGAGATGTTCCAGATCAGGTATTCCAACTGCACTTTGAGATAACACTGCCTCCAACACAATCATAGATAAGTCAGTCTGTGCACGGTGGATGTGTCTggcacagccccactgcaggCTGTGCATTATGGGCTGGAAGaggaagcagctcagcagaCACGCCATGTTCCTTGCGTTCCCACTGAAATCCCTATTTGGTCAGCTTTCCCACACGTTGAGTGACCGTCCATCTCCCCCAGTGCTTGTAGAGAGCTGCCAGTGCCAGGACGTCATTTCCACACCACTTTTAGGAGCTCTTGTCACAGTTACAGGCTCCAGCAGCCAGGGTCCCATCCACAACCACTGTCAGTGAGCTGCCAAGTGCCCATTTGTTTTCACAGGTGCATCCACACTCCTCAGACGTGTCCAGGAATGGTACTTTTTCAACATCTTCCTCCTAACGAAGCGGCAGATCTCAATCATGAACCCCAAGGACACGATGTACATGGCCAGGCCTCCCCCTTTGAGGATCCAGTTGGGATCGGGGGCCGTCACCATGGCATACATGATCAGAGCTCCTCCGCCAATGCGCAGCACCAGGAAGAGGAGCACGAAGCAGAaatccaccacctcccccaGGATGGAGTGGTAGAGGCCCATCTCCCTCAGGAACCAGCGGGTCTGCAGCAGCGGGTTGGTGATCTCACTGACAAACACCACTGCATTGACCTCGGTGGCAGACTTGCCCAaccccagcaccagcaccatGCCGCAGATGCTCAGCGTGTGATGGAGCAGCATCAGGTCTCCCTCTGTCTGGAAATAGAAGCACCAGAGCAGGTCGAAGATGAAGTAACCCAGCGTCAGGGAAAGCACGTGGACCTGGAGAGTGGTGTTTGGTGagcctgaaaggaaaaagatgcatAAACGTGGGATCTCACTCAAGATATTCTTCTAGAACACTGAGCAATACAGGTTGTTagttttgctctttgctttccaagctTATCTTATGGGACCCCTGGGTACCAGgatgcacagctctgctctcccacAGCCCACACtacatttctcctttcctctctgcccTTTTAGAAAGGAGGGTGGGAACGCCTGACCCCACCAACAGAACTATTTGAGATTTTATGATAGAAAAGCACAAACAGAAGCCCACGCTCTGGTACCAGCACTTATTATACCCTTCCAGAAGGGAACAGCATCAAGCCTGTTCTCCACACTGCTACacctgacagcagcagagcagtgaaaTTCAACCTGAGAACCCTCAGCAAGTGCCTGGGTAGGACAACGACAAGAGGTAGGAGATGCCGAGGAAGAAGCGGGGAGCTGGACAGAGCCTTGCCATGCCCCCAAAACACACACGTGAGAGGACAGACAGCAAAAGCAGTTGGATCCCCACCCGTGGGATGGCGTGAGGACGTGTCAGGGTGAGGTCCCACACACACACCTGCATGGCTCAGAGGCCAGGGGCCGTCCCAGAGGGCGATGTACCCGGACAGGCAGGTGGCGACGGCCCCGTGCAGCAGGGTGACCAGGCGGCAGTTCCACTCGGGGGAGCGATGGCTGTTCCagaggcagaaagcagcataGAGGCACAGCCAGGCCAGGAGGCTGCCGAGCACCTCGAGGACGATGGGGAGCATCCTGCTGAACGGAGAGAAAGGGAGCTATGAGCGGAGGGATGCTCACTTAACCCGCGTCCACGAAAGCTCCCAAACGCGCTTCGCACCCTCCCCACGAGCACCGAGCGCTGAACGCAGCCGGCTCCTTTCGGCACCGCTTCTCCATACGCCCTTCCTTCTTCCCCCGCCCTAAACCGCGTGGGAACGAACCCGATCATCGCACCCCCGCCCCATCCGGCCCTATATAccccagggatggaggtggCACCCGGGACTTGGCAGACCCCCCCTCCACCGCAGCTGCTCACCCGGagctgccctccctccctcGCGGCTCTGCGGGAGCGGCTCAGCCCGGAGAGGCGGTACGGAGCGCTCCGGCTGCTTTTATCCTATCCTTTACCCTCCTCCCTCTGCCCGCCCACCTCCTGCCCTCCGCTCACCCCATACGGGACGGAAAActcgttcttttttttttttttctttcttttttttcttttcggAGCGTTCCGGAGTTCTCTGTCCGGTTTCGCACGCGGTTGTGGAGCTGTTGTTCTGGTAGGAGAAGGGGATGGAAATAGGAGCTGGGGAGCGGGGAGGGATGCGCTGGAGGTGTCAGGAACACGCCGAACAGGAAGAGTGAACCAGAAGAGAGGTGAGTAACCAGGACGGGCCACGCTCCCAAACCCTCGGAGTCAGCGCCGTGTTGGTTCTGTTTTCATTCAATCCACCTGAAGGAAGCTTCACGTCCCCAACAACCCCAGACCCTCCCTACAGCCACAGGGCTCCATGCAGGTGGTGGCAGCAAGCACTCAAATCTTATGAGTGTCCTTATCTCAGGGTGCTTTTGGAAGGGGTCCCATTGCAGCTCAGGCTCCAGAtcctgctgcccagagccacccAAATCCATAACTTGAGCCTGAATTTCAGCCTGCAGGTGCAGGAGTGTAGGGTGCTGCACTACCGCCACCAGGAAGGTGAGCCCCAGGGCTGTGAGCATCGGGGATGGACCTGGCGGGCACATTGAGACACTTCAGGATGCTCCAGGACTGCCCTCGGGTCACAGAGAGCGCTGGGAAGGGcgaggagcagagccctgctgcccCAGACTGAGTTCACTTTGTTCAAAGAAATcaatagcaaaaaaaacccaattcCTGGCCCTGCCCTGATCAGACAGAGCTCAGTCCTATGGGTGGATCAGGTCACAGCCTGCTGGCTCTGTGTGCACATTGCTCAGCCCTGATTGCTGCACTGGTCATGTGGGAACGTCACCTGTGGTGCTGCAACACCTCCTGTGTGCATCTGAGCACCTGGATGGGCTCCCTCCCCATTCTGAGGATGCCAGCTGAGTTCTGGCTGAGGAGAGCAAAGCTCAGCCCCCAGAGCAATGTTGTGTCCTCAGCCTGATTGTGGGGCTACGTGGGATCAGCTCGTTGCTCCAGCAAGTTTGTGAATGGCCATTCTGCAGGAGGGAGGTGAACAGGATCACATCCCTGATGCGCagcagcaataggatgagacCCAGAGGCGTCTCAGACAGGAATGCACTGACAGCTGAGGTCTGCATGGGCAACAGGTCGGGTTGTTCTGTAGATTCTGGCAGTTCTCATTGCCACCACGAGCAGTTGTTCCCTGCACTGCTGTTATATGGCTGTGGGAAGGTTGAAAAGCAGCCATTTCCTGCCAAGTATGGTAACAAGCTCACTTGTTGGCTTGAAAACCTCCAAGACCCTTTTACCAAGGGTTGAAGAGTGCTGTCAGCTGACCCTGAACCCAACAGTGCTTAGAGCTCAGCTATAGGGTTAGCATAGGGCTGCCTGTTTAAATGCATAGGATGGGGTTATGAGGGCAATCAGAACGCTCACTCCTGAGCTCCTATCTATGAGATAAGTGAGGCTTTCATAGCACTAACAAGCTGGAAACTGGAGTTTTTCATAACGTTGCTATAACTGATGCCCCCTGTGGTGGGAACAGAACACAGTGCCTCATTTACCTCTTGTGAGCTGTTGTGTTTTGCATGAGTTGAAGGccaggagaagggaagggaaggattACCATCAACATCGCCTAGTGGGGATTAAGTGATTTGTCCGAGGTCATGCAGGAAGTGAGGGAACAAGCTGAGAGCGGGTGTCACACACATCTCAATGCATTTATTCTGTATGTTATCCCATAAATATTTCCAACACccagggttaaaaaaaaaatacatcagatTGGAGCCATTGGTCACCCCCAACCCCACGCATGGGGCTGTGCACAGTGCTGAGGGGAGGCACTGCCCTTGCAATGGCCATGCAGAGGTTGGCTGAGTGCTCCCCGCCTGCATTTTTACTTTCccagcagaaaataattcattttttctcttcttttaaatcACAAAGAAAGTTTCGTTTCGATGTTTCGACtgatttaatatttaaaaggaaatattttctatttttttttccaaaacaaaaaaacaacaacaacaacaaaaaaaaggttacCTTGTCGTTTTCACTCCTGTCTCATTACAATCAGTGTCTGCCCCTATCCCATACACCTCGTGTGAAGCAACAGACGCAGTTCTATACACAACGTGGGGCTGGGTGCATTGTGTGAAGGAGCTCAGAcccccctgcagcccacagaACCCTATGGCAATCACCTCATCACACAGCACTGACGGAGCAGGATAAGAAACAACTGAATCGAATACATTTGTCCCCAAAAAGAAGTGTCCAAGGAGAGATTTTACTTAgggaagaacaaacaaacaaacaaaaagctcacATTTGCCTAAAAAGAGCCatcaaaaaccaacaaaaaacaaaaacaaacaaaaaaaactaaacagaGCTACTACTCAAAAAATGTCTATTTACAACCTGTGAGCCAAACACCCATTTATTCTAATTTCACTGCCTTGTCCCCATTGAGAACCCAACCAGGAATCTGCATCGCTCCGATCTACTTAACAACATTAAATATTTACCCCTTTATGTGAGGAGAGCTGTGACACGACCACGATCTCCCCAGCAATATGGAAGGTGACATTTGCCACCCTTTGGCATCTCTTGCACCCAACTCCCTCCGGTCTCACAGCTGAGCAGTGCAACCTCCTGCAAGGAGGAAGGAGGGCAGAGAATTGCACAGCTCCATCCTCTACAGCATGGGGCAACCAGCAAAACTGCTCCGGAGGTTTGGTATCAGACAGAGCCCAATGGATGaacaacagaaagaagggatgGCCAACATTCGTCTTTGTCCCATCAAACCTACACAAAATGACTCTGTGGTCATTGCAGTTGGAAGTTCACGAGGGGCTGCAAACAGTGCCGTCCTCCATTGGGCAGCTGGGAGCAATAACAAGACCTGGACACACGTtttgcaaaaggagaaaatttttttttaaagcaaaaaaaaaaattaaaaaaataaaattaaaaaaaaaagcaagctgtaAAATActtaatattaaagaaaaaaaagagagagggaaaaaaaggaaaaaaaaatcagaaggaaagcagaagggctcaaagcaaagcaagcGTGGTGGTGAGTAAAGCACAGTCGTTGGCCTTGGAAGCCAATGGGAAACCAAGGCTGCCATCTAGACACGGGTCTCTGCTGAAATGAACTGGGTGACCTCGGCTCAGTTTGGGGTTTGGTACGTGTGCGTGCCAGTCACAGCATGGCAGACCCTTCTCATGGGAAGCTCTGAAATGAGTGGGGGGAAAGAGGGTCCTGACATAGGAATCCTTCCAGACGAGGGATTGCCGGGCAGTCTGGTGTGAGCACAGAGGTTTGCAAGCAGAGGGCAGTGTTTCATGCTGATAGAGCTAAGCAAGGGCTCGTTCTTGGAGTGAATGAATGCATGGAAGAGAGTTAAAATGTCACTGTCGGTGTTCAGATCCTCGGGGAGGTCAGCTGCAGCCTGAGTCCCTGGAGTTCTGTGCTCGGGCTTCCCCTAACATTCATTGGGCAGTGCTTGGAAGGCACTGTGCCGCCAGATGTTGCCCCAAGCATTGTTCCTGGAGAAGTTGGTCCATAGCTGGAGGTCAGAGCTCCTCGTACACGGGACGGAATGGTCTCAGTGGAGGTAGGTAGGTTGGTTCCATCGGTACCAAGATCTGCGTGCAACACAGCGAATCAGAGCTACGATCACCACGTGGTTAACTTTTCCCCTTGAAACAAAAACCATTCCTATCCCACTTGTGTTCCTGCTCAGACTCGGCAGCCAGCGAGTGCTCCTTTGCCCTACAGGAAGCTCACAGCAAACCCCTCTTTCtgagcagctgcctgctctgagctgctggttCCCACACGTGGCTGCGGGGCTTCCTCTGcgtcagagcagctctgagtcATGGCACGGGGTGATCCGTGACTCAAAGCCCAGCAGCTACACTCAGTGccctctgctctcagctgccTTCCTCTGAACGCAGCATCCGTGATGTCACGTGCAGCGAGCAGGAGAAACCGCGGGTGCAGAGGGCAGAGCAGTGGGGGCACAACTAATGAGATAACGAGGAAGGCTCGGAGTCTGCGCGTGTAATGACATGCCATCACGTGGCTCCACGCTGCTGGGGACTCTACAGGGCTGCATGCTCTGCCCTGAagtccctct
This region includes:
- the LOC100549030 gene encoding TLC domain-containing protein 5-like isoform X4, translating into MLPIVLEVLGSLLAWLCLYAAFCLWNSHRSPEWNCRLVTLLHGAVATCLSGYIALWDGPWPLSHAGSPNTTLQVHVLSLTLGYFIFDLLWCFYFQTEGDLMLLHHTLSICGMVLVLGLGKSATEVNAVVFVSEITNPLLQTRWFLREMGLYHSILGEVVDFCFVLLFLVLRIGGGALIMYAMVTAPDPNWILKGGGLAMYIVSLGFMIEICRFVRRKMLKKYHSWTRLRSVDAPVKTNGHLAAH
- the LOC100549030 gene encoding TLC domain-containing protein 5-like isoform X1; protein product: MEKRCRKEPAAFSARCSWGGRMLPIVLEVLGSLLAWLCLYAAFCLWNSHRSPEWNCRLVTLLHGAVATCLSGYIALWDGPWPLSHAGSPNTTLQVHVLSLTLGYFIFDLLWCFYFQTEGDLMLLHHTLSICGMVLVLGLGKSATEVNAVVFVSEITNPLLQTRWFLREMGLYHSILGEVVDFCFVLLFLVLRIGGGALIMYAMVTAPDPNWILKGGGLAMYIVSLGFMIEICRFVRRKMLKKYHSWTRLRSVDAPVKTNGHLAAH
- the LOC100549030 gene encoding TLC domain-containing protein 5-like isoform X2; the protein is MEKRCRKEPAAFSARCSWGGMLPIVLEVLGSLLAWLCLYAAFCLWNSHRSPEWNCRLVTLLHGAVATCLSGYIALWDGPWPLSHAGSPNTTLQVHVLSLTLGYFIFDLLWCFYFQTEGDLMLLHHTLSICGMVLVLGLGKSATEVNAVVFVSEITNPLLQTRWFLREMGLYHSILGEVVDFCFVLLFLVLRIGGGALIMYAMVTAPDPNWILKGGGLAMYIVSLGFMIEICRFVRRKMLKKYHSWTRLRSVDAPVKTNGHLAAH
- the LOC100549030 gene encoding TLC domain-containing protein 5-like isoform X3, with amino-acid sequence MEKRCRKEPAAFSARRMLPIVLEVLGSLLAWLCLYAAFCLWNSHRSPEWNCRLVTLLHGAVATCLSGYIALWDGPWPLSHAGSPNTTLQVHVLSLTLGYFIFDLLWCFYFQTEGDLMLLHHTLSICGMVLVLGLGKSATEVNAVVFVSEITNPLLQTRWFLREMGLYHSILGEVVDFCFVLLFLVLRIGGGALIMYAMVTAPDPNWILKGGGLAMYIVSLGFMIEICRFVRRKMLKKYHSWTRLRSVDAPVKTNGHLAAH